DNA sequence from the Glycine soja cultivar W05 chromosome 18, ASM419377v2, whole genome shotgun sequence genome:
GGATCCTGACCAACTTTCAATatcaaaaattgtttttatcaaaGGATCATTCGGATATAATATCTAAACGATTCCatcttaattttcattttaatacatTAATCAATATCCAAtccaataattttcaattaatataaGAGGGTGTTGGTTTGTAGGCACTACAAAATAATAAACCTCGAGCAAGTGACTTGAGAATAAGGTAgggttttttatatattaagtgATAATTAAATGTCATGCACAGTAAAAAAAGAGTAGATGTAACGCAAGCCAGACACATTTATTGGGGAAAAACATCTATTGAATAAGGTCAGGGGTTTTTATATATTGTAAAGTGTTAATTAAATGTCATGCACAGTAAAAAAAAGCTAGATGTAACGCAAgccaaacatatttattggGGAAAAacatctattttaaaatttttagcaatttttattttattaaaaatatataagataaatataagattttaaggCACTTAACTAAAAGTTAAGAATGtctcaatttttatatatttataataagttgttaatattttttatttataaaagaataatatatatatatatatatatatatatatatatatatatatatatatatatatatatatatatatattaattcgaTCCTATTAGCAATGGAAGACTCATTGCTGCTAAACACCGAGTTATCACAAATTCAAGCAATGCGAGACACAGTGTGGCCTATTTCGTTAACCCAACAAAAGAATCACTTATAGAACGCAAAGCCTCTGATAAGTCTAAAATCTTCTCCAGTGTTCAGATCCATGACTTTTGGATAGGTGTggggtaatttttttattaaaggctCGCAATTTGAAGAATTGCACGTAATAAACTCCCAATAAAATAtggaaaagaaatgaaattcgtgcagatatattttcttatgaCTACACAAATTTATATTGCGCTTGAAAGAATGAAGTTTATGCAATGTCCAAGCATATGAACTATAATGTAGTGAGCATATTACACTGTAATGGCTTGTGGCCAAATTGTATTTACAATTTATCGTACTCTTAAGATTGAGCAACTCTTCTGGAAATTAAGTCAAAATTCTCTGTTTGTCTTCTGTTCAGGCTAATGACCTCATTTGTATTGATAATGTGAAATCAACTATGGAATTGaattttgtgaaattttaattctcCAATGGTTAAAAAGTCAAAAGTTTGTCACTACAAATTCTTATTTGTATTCCATTTTGCTTCACTGTGGACTCATGAGAATTGAAGAAAACTCAGAAAATTAAGATGCAAAactgatataaaataataatgagcAAATACAGATGCTCATCAAAAGGACCAATTAAAAGGAGGTTACCAAatcttagaaataaaaaatagagaaatctCACAAACCCTCCTTCTCAGTATTTTCCGACATTCCTCCTGTTCTCAATTAATAAGAGATtagggaaaaagaaaatgacagtAGCACTTacttcaataaaaaaaggaaaagaaaagtaatTGGCGTAACATCTAACTTGTGTTGGATCTGGTATTGTCATTGATTGCATCATATGAGAAGAGTGTTGCAAAGCTTCCTCTTCCTACTATTCTGTTTTGATTGAAGCTGTTATTTGTTTCTCTTAATAAGATTGACAGCAGAGAAACTGACAACATTGCTCTTCAATACTATTGGGTTCTATATCATTACTGGTTTGTTGGCATTCAATTTCCTGGGTACCTTTCAGGTTTCAAATTTATTGAAGGTACAAGATAATTGCAATCGGCTTCTGGTAAAATCAAAATGGCAGAAACAAAGAGGGATCACAACAAAAGCCACAAGTATCTCAATTCAACTTGATCCATCGAAAAGGCTTACTGTGACTCTTTTGACTCAAAACACTAACCTTAATTTCAGCTTACCTAATAAAATCACCTATGGATTTCAATACTTTGTTCAGAATCTGTATCACTGTATCCCAAGTTCAGTGGTTCAGTCTGTCTAACCGGCGATTGGTCCTGCGGTTGGTAGTTGGGAATAATGGTGGAGGAAAATAGGGTACATAAGGGCACAGTGATTCAAAGTAAGGAACATAACGTATTTCGAAAGCACTATAAGTACTTTAacaagtaaaaattataaaattattaaccaACAAAAGAGTCAGAGAACCAGCGAAGCCTTtgctaagaaaaaattatagacAGGAGCACGGGGTTTCTATCATTACTGATTTGTAGGCATCTAATTTCCTTCATTCTTTTCAATCTGAATCGGGGGGCAAAGCAAAATGGATCCGGCGGAATATAACGGTTTTGGACATTAAGGTATAATCAGCGTTGGTGTTTACTATATCTGCTTGTTCTTGTAATGACAGAGCATGCTCAAGTTCcacctctacttcacccattgtTGGTCGCTCATCTGGCTCCAACTTCGCACATCTTTGTGTGATATCtttaatgactttccaacaaTCGGGTGCAATCTTTCCTCTGATTTTCGGATCAATTTTCTTCTCAATAGGTTTCTCCAGAAATTCTGTGTCCCATGGGTACATGAGATATTTCCTTCCACACACAACATCAAGTAGAACCATACCAAATGAGTAAACATCAACTTTATCTGTGACGGTATTATCTAACACAGCCTCCCTAGCTAAGTAGCCCAAAGTACCTATAAGTGAAAGTATTAGCTTAATTTATCTGACAAAAAATCATTGTAGTAGTAAcctcataaaataaaacattaccCGCAATATAATCTACTTTAATTGGTTTTGGCTTTGACATAGAACGCGGTCCCAGTAAGCTAATGCGAAAACCTGTGAGTTTTGGCTCCATGTTGTCATCCAAAACAATGTGTTTAGGGTTGATGCCACGGTGAATGATGGTGCGTTTGGCTCCAGCGTGAAGGTAGTGTAGTCCGCGCGCTGCTCCTATGCATATCTCCAGTCTTTTCTTCCATGACAGTACCCCACTTTGTAGAAGTTGATGAAGAGATCCATTGGACATGTACTCGTACACAATAATCTTCTCATTTTGGTCGTTGCAGAATCCTATAAGAGAGAGCAAATTAGGGTGACGAAGCTGACAGAGTAACTCTATTTCATTCCTGAAAAACCCTTCTGCTTCCATTTCCGCTTTATATCGCTTTACAGCCACTGTATACTCAGAAGCATCTTCATTGTGTTGCAGACAACCTTTATATACTGTACTAACTCCTTCATGATCAATTACTGTGTTTTGATCGAAATTGTTGGTTGATTTCCTTAGATCTGCGAGAGAAAATCGATGGCACAACTCTTCTATCACCGTTGGATACTGTCTCTGAGCGCCGAAGCCAAAACATTTGAGAAACATGGTTCCAATTTGTGATTCTTGCTTGCTTAATTACTAGTTGCTTACCAAAAACGTTGACCATCTATACTCCTCTTCATTCATCATAGCTAAGCTAACTTGAATGCCAGTCATTTGCTGTGTATCCTTCCTGGAAGCTCCCTCTTGAGCCTCTTTCTATCTCTCTCCAATAATTCATTTTGTCTCCCTCATCTATCTCTAATAATACAAAAGTTGCCTTGTCTCCAAAATAATGAtgcttctgttttcattttttttagaaaggcTCCTCCTTTATCACACAGGTAAGTTTCTAGTCTACTACTTTACTAtgactttttattttgtaagacacataattttttacccttttataataatttaaaaattcaccTAACTgagttttcttataattttatattacactGCATGAATTTAGCATCGAGTTCACAAGTTAGTGTTGGTTAGTTTGATGCTATTGCTAACTTGTCCCAATCAACGAAATTGAAATGATACTTtttctattataattatatatttcgtTGGCTTGGCTGAAATTCCTTTTTAATGTTCTATTATACATCAACTTCCAATATATCAATTAACACCTAGTGACAGagtgaaaagtgaaaaaaataagtattttgatttaagatgaaaaaagatagacaaaaaaaaagtatttattagatGTTTAAGAAAACTTGAATATTCATGCATCGTCTTGTATATAAAATAACCAATGATACGAATCTAATTCATTTAGTGGATCTACTTGTACAAGGATGTTTGGTACTGCTGGTACCTTTGGTTATATCAATAtactttatcttttgttttgttgataaaaaaaacattaattccaCTTCACCTAGAAAACATAAACTACTTGAATATAGTACATTGTATGAATTATACTTTTTAGAAAACCTCCTTAAACAACGTTTTTTGTTGAAGTGGAACGACAACTTCTTCATCACGACTGCACAATATATGAAGCGcatatatcaaattaaattaaaaatatactagcATTGAAATTAAACACAACACAGGTCGTTTACAGAATAGTTGCGCGTGACACATTAAAAGGCACAAATGTATTGCTTGCacaatttctttcaaattgtaagCACAAATAGAAATCCATATAAATGGGTCCCAATTCGTGCATCTTACCATTCCCATGTTAAATTCAGCCTAACAGGATCTAAgatttatctttacttcccccCGCGAAATCTATTATGGTTAAAACtcccatttttttatataatgtatTCTATCACCAAAATGTCAAAAAATTGAGGTCATTCTAACACAGAAGAAAAAGAGTGTTCTTTAACCACtgagttgaatttttttagtaagtTACACTTTCAGTCAAATCTGTACCATTGGAATCTCACTTTGTTGCCTAGTAGAAATCCAGTCATCCCCTTCACTATGTACTTTCGTACAAAGTGATCACTGAGAAGGATTTATAAGCACAACACTTGTGTTGTGCCaagaaagagaaggaaacaGAAGATGGATGGGCTGGTGAGGTTTTATGGTAAGTGACTAAACAACCACCCTGTGCTCACATCACATGCCTTCTTTATGTGTATTATAAAATGTACCTTTGTTTCTCCTCATGTGTAATGATTTCAGGTACCTATTCTCCTCATCCTAGGAATCTTATTTCCAAAAGTCAGGCACTATTCTAATTGCAATTTCTCAAGTAGTGCAATGACATAAAATTTTGCTTACTTTAGCTTCTATCTCTTACTTAGGAGTGTACTAAAGCTTCCTCTTCCTATTATTCTGTTTTGATTGAAGTTGTTATTCGTTTCTCTAAGATCGAGAGGAGGTGTTCTATATCAGTGTCTAATTATAAAGTGAGGGTGTTCAGAAGAGGAAGAACAAAATTTATAGACTGAAGCAAGGGAGTTCTACCATTACTTCAAATTTATACTAGCGCAAGATTCTTACAATCACAGCTTCTAGAAACAGGGATCACAGAAAAAGCTATTGCAAGCATCTCAATTAAACACGATCACCAGAAAAGCTTACTGTGTCTATTTTGACCCGAAACACTCACCTTAATTTCAGATGACCTAATCATGTAGTGTTCTCAGGTCCCAGGAAGCCGGAATAAGGTGAAAGGGGGGAGTAATGGTGGTGGAAAATAAGGAATATTTTGCTCTATCTGCTTGTTTTTGCAAGGACAGAGCAAACTCAAGTTCCACCTCCACTTCACCCATTGTTGGTCGCTCATCTGGCTCCAACTTCACACATCTGAGGGTGATATCTACAAAGACTTGCCAACCTGGTGCGATACTTCCTTCGATAATTTCATCAATTTTCTCCTCAAGAAGTTCTTTTATAAATGAACAACTTCACTTAATgtcaattgattttaaattaaaatttaacatggtATTAGATTGTATAGTCCATCTTAATTCTCTCTGCCATGTGGGCGGCTCTCTCCGTCATATCGGCAACATCTATGGAGGGGGATCTTAAGAAGTCCCACATCGTCTGTCTCAAATtcttgaaatataatttatatatttattagataaCTTTATTTAATGTCAATTAATTTCCTTTCACACACAGCTTCTAATAGACCAAATGAGTATAGACCAAATGAGTAAACATCAGTTTTATCTTGGAACGACCAAAGCCCAAACAATTGACATACATTCttccaatttatttaattactcaAAATCATTCACTTAAATTCTCATATCTAAGCTTGTCAATTTTTTGTTTACGTGTTTGTCGGTTCCTTTGTGAGAAAGAGGAGACTAAAACGTAGTGCGTGTCAGCTCCGTGTTTCCTCTCCTCCGCTGGATTGATGGCCTCCGTATcaaatcaaatgatcaaatAGGATAACTTTTTTGCGTGGATTACTTCTCCTTCAgatttcaattaatatttttttttttggttttaatcccTCATTTATTAGGTAAAAAGATCCTGACCAAAAGATCCTGACCAACTTTGAatgttaagaattatttttctcaagcatctaatttgaatataatatctaaatgattcaattttaattttaacaatatGATGTTGGTTAGTAGgcactataaaataataaacctcGAGCAGGTGACTTGAGAATAAGGTCAGGggtttttatatattgttaagtGTTAACTAAATGTCATGCacagtaaagaaaataaaaactagaTGTAACGCAAGCTAGACACATTTATtgggaaaaaaaatctattctaaaatttttagcaatttttattttattaaaaatatataagataaatataagattttaaggcaattaactaaaagttaagaatgtctcaatttttatatatttataataagttggtaatattttttatttataaaagaataaaagaaaatttgaattaatttataagcaatattaaaagtaaatatatacttttaaataaataatttgtttcattatAATATGAGACGAAAGTTAATGTTAAtggttaa
Encoded proteins:
- the LOC114396496 gene encoding receptor-like protein kinase ANXUR2, whose amino-acid sequence is MFLKCFGFGAQRQYPTVIEELCHRFSLADLRKSTNNFDQNTVIDHEGVSTVYKGCLQHNEDASEYTVAVKRYKAEMEAEGFFRNEIELLCQLRHPNLLSLIGFCNDQNEKIIVYEYMSNGSLHQLLQSGVLSWKKRLEICIGAARGLHYLHAGAKRTIIHRGINPKHIVLDDNMEPKLTGFRISLLGPRSMSKPKPIKVDYIAGTLGYLAREAVLDNTVTDKVDVYSFGMVLLDVVCGRKYLMYPWDTEFLEKPIEKKIDPKIRGKIAPDCWKVIKDITQRCAKLEPDERPTMGEVEVELEHALSLQEQADIVNTNADYTLMSKTVIFRRIHFALPPDSD